From Deinococcus aerophilus, a single genomic window includes:
- a CDS encoding DUF6174 domain-containing protein yields MNRLLPGMLFALCSVAGAGGGERAVPVGLGQPARCAAGYVRPDFSRLQADLNAARTRWKAARVRNYRYDFARIAAPLRLPDVTVTVVGGRVQGIQAVDGQHPAAPSPLNAGPVEALFLEAARALTYQRSQPCATLRLGFDAVDGHPTTFYSGSQVSPMADGSGEWRVTNFSARP; encoded by the coding sequence ATGAACCGTCTGCTGCCCGGTATGTTGTTCGCCCTGTGTTCTGTCGCCGGAGCGGGTGGGGGAGAGCGCGCGGTGCCGGTGGGTCTGGGGCAGCCGGCCCGCTGCGCCGCCGGGTATGTCCGGCCGGATTTTTCCCGCCTGCAGGCCGACCTGAACGCCGCCCGGACCCGCTGGAAGGCGGCCAGGGTCCGAAATTACCGCTACGACTTTGCCCGCATTGCCGCGCCGCTGCGGCTGCCCGACGTGACCGTGACGGTGGTCGGGGGACGGGTGCAGGGCATCCAGGCGGTGGATGGACAGCACCCCGCTGCCCCCTCGCCGCTCAACGCCGGCCCGGTCGAGGCGCTGTTCCTGGAAGCCGCGCGCGCCCTGACCTACCAGCGTTCTCAGCCCTGCGCCACGCTGCGCCTGGGCTTCGACGCAGTGGACGGCCACCCCACCACCTTCTACAGCGGATCGCAGGTCAGCCCCATGGCCGACGGCTCCGGCGAGTGGCGCGTGACCAACTTCAGCGCACGTCCCTGA
- the ribF gene encoding riboflavin biosynthesis protein RibF, producing MKTYVSPAQRPDTETVVAVGSFDGVHLGHQALVAQLKAKARQHRVPCVVYTFDPPTRVLTQGVEFLSTLPEKLELLARYGVDETIAMSFTPDFAARPKEAFLGDLRTLRPRTLVVGEDFHFGRGRAGGVADLKTVADEVVALPMHQLGGEDIKSTRIRELLQVGDVDGAGRLLGRHYDAQGVVTHGDRLGRTIGWPTANISVPDGKALPLGVFAVVVVGDRGERWHGMANVGFRPTVAGKTRRFEVHLFDFEGNLYGQELQVKFFTHLRGEQKFGGLDELRAQLARDAEAARAVLRDVR from the coding sequence GTGAAGACCTACGTCTCACCCGCCCAGCGCCCCGACACCGAGACGGTGGTGGCGGTGGGCTCGTTTGACGGCGTGCATCTGGGCCATCAGGCGTTGGTCGCGCAGCTCAAGGCAAAAGCGCGCCAGCACCGGGTGCCCTGCGTGGTCTACACCTTCGATCCGCCCACGCGGGTGCTGACCCAGGGAGTGGAGTTCCTGTCCACCCTGCCCGAGAAACTGGAGTTGCTGGCCCGTTACGGCGTGGATGAAACCATCGCCATGTCCTTCACGCCCGACTTCGCCGCGCGGCCCAAGGAGGCGTTCCTGGGCGACCTGCGGACCCTGCGTCCGCGCACCCTGGTGGTGGGAGAGGACTTTCACTTCGGACGTGGACGGGCGGGCGGAGTGGCGGACCTGAAAACGGTGGCCGACGAGGTGGTGGCCCTGCCCATGCACCAGCTGGGCGGCGAGGACATCAAGAGCACCCGCATTCGTGAGTTGCTGCAGGTGGGCGACGTGGACGGCGCGGGCCGGCTGCTTGGCCGCCACTACGACGCGCAGGGAGTGGTGACCCACGGTGACCGGCTGGGACGGACCATCGGCTGGCCCACCGCCAACATCAGCGTTCCCGACGGCAAGGCGCTGCCCCTGGGCGTGTTCGCGGTGGTGGTCGTGGGAGACCGCGGAGAACGCTGGCACGGCATGGCCAATGTGGGCTTCCGGCCCACCGTGGCGGGCAAAACCCGCCGCTTCGAGGTTCACCTGTTCGACTTCGAGGGCAACCTGTACGGCCAGGAACTGCAGGTCAAGTTCTTCACCCACCTGCGCGGCGAGCAGAAGTTCGGCGGGCTGGACGAACTCAGGGCGCAGCTGGCGCGCGACGCCGAGGCCGCGCGGGCCGTGCTCAGGGACGTGCGCTGA